From one Luteolibacter sp. SL250 genomic stretch:
- a CDS encoding redoxin family protein has protein sequence MKLLAYATLAGAFALASVTAKEVGKAAPEFSVQDTAGKAVSLADQKGKTVVLEWVNFGCPFVKKHYGSGNMQKLQETYTGKGVVWLTVSSANKDKADVFVEGSKLAEAAKDQGSKATAILVDGDGKLGKSYGAEVTPHMMIIDKDGKLAYRGEIDSLHTTEQSDIAKADKTFANALDNVLAGKPVENASNKPYGCGVKY, from the coding sequence ATGAAACTACTCGCATACGCCACGCTCGCCGGAGCCTTCGCACTTGCCTCCGTGACCGCAAAGGAAGTCGGCAAGGCCGCGCCGGAATTCTCCGTCCAGGACACCGCCGGCAAAGCGGTCTCCCTCGCTGACCAAAAGGGAAAAACCGTCGTCCTGGAGTGGGTGAACTTCGGTTGCCCGTTCGTGAAGAAACACTACGGCAGCGGCAACATGCAGAAACTCCAGGAAACCTACACCGGCAAGGGTGTGGTCTGGCTGACCGTCAGCTCCGCGAACAAGGACAAGGCGGATGTTTTCGTTGAAGGCTCCAAGCTCGCCGAAGCCGCCAAGGACCAGGGCAGCAAGGCCACCGCGATCCTCGTCGATGGCGACGGCAAGCTCGGCAAGAGCTACGGTGCGGAAGTCACCCCGCACATGATGATCATCGACAAGGATGGAAAGCTCGCCTACCGCGGTGAGATCGACTCCCTCCACACCACCGAACAGTCCGATATTGCCAAGGCTGACAAGACCTTCGCCAACGCGCTGGACAACGTGCTCGCCGGCAAGCCGGTCGAGAACGCCAGCAACAAGCCATACGGCTGCGGCGTGAAATACTGA
- a CDS encoding PEP-CTERM sorting domain-containing protein (PEP-CTERM proteins occur, often in large numbers, in the proteomes of bacteria that also encode an exosortase, a predicted intramembrane cysteine proteinase. The presence of a PEP-CTERM domain at a protein's C-terminus predicts cleavage within the sorting domain, followed by covalent anchoring to some some component of the (usually Gram-negative) cell surface. Many PEP-CTERM proteins exhibit an unusual sequence composition that includes large numbers of potential glycosylation sites. Expression of one such protein has been shown restore the ability of a bacterium to form floc, a type of biofilm.), which translates to MSFSPGKIFLILTSLASFSEAALTVTAIADNYTFKAQADVNQTATAESLAIKVANASQINARTAFFKFDTSAASTVVDGPAAVFQVTNTTASNTLFQVRVYALNSGAAGYNWLAADSTAGAGDGITWNNSPAFSSSATSNYLDLTEVTEVGTFDITNGTAVGGTFQVTLGNWNNFVQADGTLTLISVVYAQTAGGSNMSLGASEHRTTAYRPTLTFVPEPSTMALTALGALPLLRRRR; encoded by the coding sequence ATGTCGTTTTCTCCGGGCAAGATTTTCCTGATCCTCACTTCGCTCGCCTCCTTTTCGGAAGCGGCGCTGACCGTCACGGCCATCGCCGACAACTACACGTTCAAGGCCCAGGCCGACGTCAACCAGACGGCGACCGCCGAGTCCCTGGCGATCAAAGTGGCGAATGCCAGCCAGATCAACGCCCGGACCGCCTTCTTCAAGTTCGACACCTCCGCCGCGTCCACCGTGGTGGATGGCCCGGCCGCGGTCTTCCAGGTGACCAACACCACGGCTTCAAACACCCTGTTCCAGGTGCGGGTCTACGCTCTCAACAGCGGTGCCGCCGGCTACAACTGGCTGGCGGCTGACAGCACGGCGGGGGCCGGGGACGGCATCACCTGGAACAACAGTCCCGCCTTTTCAAGTTCCGCGACGAGCAACTATCTGGATCTCACGGAGGTCACCGAAGTTGGGACCTTCGACATCACCAATGGCACCGCAGTCGGTGGAACCTTCCAGGTAACCCTCGGCAATTGGAACAACTTCGTCCAAGCGGATGGCACCCTCACCCTCATCTCCGTGGTATATGCCCAGACGGCCGGAGGTTCCAACATGTCGCTGGGAGCTTCAGAACACAGGACCACCGCCTACCGGCCGACCCTGACCTTCGTTCCGGAACCTTCCACGATGGCACTCACCGCGCTGGGCGCGCTCCCGCTGCTGCGCCGCCGGAGGTAG